In a single window of the Desulfovibrio mangrovi genome:
- a CDS encoding YbaB/EbfC family nucleoid-associated protein, which translates to MRGMNDMLRQAQMMQRKMTALQDDLGNRTLEVTSGGGMVTVTCTGKQEITSIKIDPSVVDPNDVDMLQDLVMTAVNEAVRQTKAMVEKEMSVITGGLRVPGLF; encoded by the coding sequence ATGCGCGGAATGAATGACATGCTGCGTCAGGCGCAGATGATGCAGAGAAAGATGACCGCCCTGCAGGATGACCTGGGCAACCGTACCCTCGAAGTTACCAGCGGCGGCGGCATGGTTACCGTTACCTGCACCGGCAAGCAGGAAATCACCTCCATCAAGATCGATCCCTCCGTGGTTGACCCCAACGACGTGGACATGCTTCAGGACCTCGTGATGACCGCCGTGAACGAAGCCGTGCGCCAGACCAAGGCCATGGTTGAGAAGGAAATGAGCGTCATTACCGGCGGCCTGCGCGTTCCCGGTCTGTTCTAA
- a CDS encoding vitamin B12-dependent ribonucleotide reductase produces the protein MAALKVPADVKPAEINANAEIVLSKRYYRKGPDGKPTENATQMFWRVASAIAGEEKKYKKSTVKPDALSRDFYDLMTSWKFLPNSPTLMNAGTDLGQLSACFVLPVGDSIEEIFDAVKYAAMIHKSGGGTGFSFSRLRPKDARVGSTGGVASGPVSFLRIFNTATEQVKQGGTRRGANMGILRVDHPDILEFIKAKEREGEFNNFNFSVALTEDFMKAVEKGEEYPLIAPHTQKERGRLNAREVFELLVRKAWESGDPGIVFLDRINRDNPTPKLGEIESTNPCGEQPLLPYEACNLGSINLATVFNAEKDAGVDWDELKRVIHLAVRFLDNVIDASRFPLERITEMVHTNRKIGLGIMGWADLLFQLKIPYNSQEAVHLAERVMEFIRNEGRAASKQLAKERGAFPAYPDSIFAARDLGPFRNATVTTIAPTGTLSIIAGCSSGIEPLFALSFARNVMDGQRLVETNPYFETALREEGCWSSKLMESVVAKGSVQKMEDILPESLRKVFVTAMDIEPVYHLKMQAAFQHFTDNAVSKTVNLPHDATVDDIRNIYWMAYEQGCKGVTVYRDGCLTSQVLCTGDSSKKDDEPKDSSAAVPFVCPKRERPDIVYGFTQKVQTGLGVLYVTINEVEGKPFELFTTIGKSGRSITAKAEAIGRLVSLCFRVGVEPEDIVKQLKGIGGEHPVFQKKGLLLSIPDAISWILENRYMKSKLAVHGANGLARQSCPECGQELVFEEGCNKCYSCGYTKCG, from the coding sequence ATGGCAGCACTGAAGGTACCAGCAGACGTAAAACCCGCGGAAATCAATGCCAACGCCGAGATCGTGCTCTCCAAGCGGTACTACCGCAAGGGCCCCGACGGCAAACCCACAGAGAATGCCACGCAGATGTTCTGGCGCGTGGCTTCCGCCATTGCCGGCGAAGAGAAGAAGTACAAGAAGAGCACGGTCAAGCCCGATGCTCTTTCGAGGGACTTTTACGACCTGATGACCAGCTGGAAGTTCCTGCCCAACTCGCCCACGCTGATGAACGCGGGTACTGATCTGGGCCAGCTTTCCGCCTGTTTCGTTCTGCCCGTGGGCGACTCCATCGAAGAGATTTTCGATGCCGTGAAATACGCGGCCATGATCCACAAGTCCGGCGGCGGCACGGGTTTCTCCTTCTCGCGCCTGCGTCCCAAGGATGCCCGCGTGGGCTCTACGGGCGGCGTGGCCTCCGGTCCCGTATCCTTCCTGCGCATCTTCAACACCGCCACCGAGCAGGTAAAGCAGGGCGGCACCCGCCGTGGCGCGAACATGGGCATTCTGCGCGTGGATCATCCCGACATTCTGGAATTCATCAAGGCCAAGGAAAGAGAAGGGGAGTTCAACAACTTCAACTTCTCCGTGGCGCTGACCGAAGACTTCATGAAGGCCGTAGAAAAGGGCGAGGAATATCCCCTTATCGCCCCGCACACCCAGAAGGAGCGCGGTCGCCTGAACGCGCGTGAAGTGTTTGAGCTGCTGGTGCGCAAGGCATGGGAAAGCGGCGACCCCGGCATCGTGTTCCTCGACCGCATCAACCGTGACAACCCCACGCCCAAGCTCGGCGAGATCGAATCCACCAACCCCTGCGGCGAGCAGCCCCTGCTGCCGTACGAAGCCTGCAACCTCGGCTCCATCAACCTTGCCACGGTGTTCAATGCCGAGAAGGATGCCGGTGTGGACTGGGACGAGCTCAAGCGCGTTATCCACCTTGCCGTGCGCTTCCTCGACAACGTCATCGACGCCTCCCGCTTCCCGCTGGAACGCATCACCGAGATGGTGCACACCAACCGCAAGATCGGCCTCGGCATCATGGGCTGGGCGGACCTGCTGTTCCAGCTGAAGATTCCCTACAACAGCCAGGAAGCCGTGCACCTTGCCGAACGCGTCATGGAGTTCATTCGCAACGAAGGCCGCGCAGCCTCCAAGCAGCTTGCCAAGGAACGCGGCGCCTTCCCCGCCTATCCGGACTCCATCTTCGCTGCCCGCGATCTCGGGCCGTTCCGCAACGCCACCGTAACCACCATTGCCCCCACGGGCACGCTCTCCATCATTGCAGGCTGTTCCTCCGGCATTGAGCCGCTGTTTGCGCTCTCCTTCGCGCGCAACGTCATGGACGGCCAGCGTCTGGTGGAAACCAACCCCTATTTCGAAACCGCACTGCGCGAAGAAGGCTGCTGGTCTTCCAAGCTCATGGAAAGCGTGGTGGCCAAGGGCTCCGTCCAGAAGATGGAAGACATTCTCCCGGAATCCCTGCGCAAGGTGTTCGTCACCGCCATGGATATTGAGCCTGTATACCACCTCAAGATGCAGGCCGCCTTCCAGCACTTCACCGACAACGCCGTTTCCAAGACCGTGAACTTGCCTCACGATGCCACTGTGGACGACATCCGCAACATCTACTGGATGGCCTACGAACAGGGCTGCAAGGGCGTTACCGTCTACCGCGACGGCTGCCTCACCTCGCAGGTGCTCTGCACGGGCGATTCGAGCAAGAAGGACGATGAACCCAAGGACAGCTCCGCCGCCGTTCCCTTCGTCTGCCCCAAACGCGAACGCCCCGACATCGTTTACGGCTTCACCCAGAAGGTGCAGACCGGTCTCGGTGTGCTGTACGTGACCATCAACGAAGTGGAAGGGAAACCCTTCGAACTGTTCACCACCATCGGCAAGTCCGGCCGTTCCATCACCGCCAAGGCGGAAGCCATCGGCCGCCTCGTCTCCCTGTGCTTCCGTGTGGGTGTGGAACCCGAAGATATCGTGAAGCAGCTCAAGGGCATCGGCGGCGAGCATCCGGTCTTCCAGAAGAAAGGCCTGCTGCTCTCCATTCCGGACGCCATCTCCTGGATTCTCGAAAACCGCTACATGAAGTCCAAACTGGCCGTGCACGGCGCAAACGGCCTCGCACGCCAGAGTTGCCCCGAATGCGGACAGGAACTCGTGTTCGAGGAAGGCTGCAACAAGTGCTATTCTTGCGGCTACACCAAGTGCGGCTAG
- a CDS encoding YchJ family protein produces MSTCPCGSGLTLENCCGPIIHDGKPAPTAEALMRSRYTAHVLGIYEYLNSSMHPSVRGEDTVDDIEQWSSKIEWQGLEILSTAGGAEGDVDGEVEFVARYTLAGVPQQLNELAEFRKEGDYWFYVDGKVRGHETVRRETPKVGRNEPCPCGSGKKFKKCCG; encoded by the coding sequence ATGAGCACTTGCCCTTGCGGCTCCGGCCTTACTCTGGAAAACTGCTGCGGCCCCATCATCCATGACGGAAAGCCCGCCCCCACTGCGGAAGCCCTGATGCGTTCGCGCTACACCGCGCACGTACTCGGCATTTACGAATACCTGAACTCCTCCATGCATCCCTCCGTGCGTGGCGAGGACACTGTGGACGATATCGAACAGTGGTCCTCCAAGATCGAATGGCAGGGACTGGAGATTCTCTCCACTGCTGGCGGCGCCGAAGGCGACGTTGATGGCGAAGTGGAATTCGTTGCCCGCTACACCCTTGCGGGTGTGCCCCAGCAGCTGAACGAACTGGCTGAATTCCGCAAGGAAGGCGACTACTGGTTCTACGTGGACGGCAAGGTGCGCGGCCACGAGACCGTTCGCCGCGAGACCCCCAAGGTGGGCCGCAACGAGCCCTGCCCCTGCGGGTCCGGCAAGAAGTTTAAGAAGTGCTGCGGCTAA
- the ftsE gene encoding cell division ATP-binding protein FtsE — translation MLKVQHLSHNFGTHWALKNCSFHLEKGDFLFLSGPSGAGKTTLLRLLYASLPVQRGSVEVAGFDLKKLRSSQVPLLRRQVSVVFQDFKILPHRTVYDNVAIALEVRCLPPQHIDRRVRAVVRGLGLENRIGLLCGELSGGEQQRVAVARSIVVNPQILLADEPTGNLDPELSRRMMDIFKQFHTYGTTLVLATHSPELIAQHPKAKLLRLDDGKITEANWPGAVIENCTDDDETCAVGRSNGLRLRS, via the coding sequence ATGCTCAAGGTACAGCACCTCTCGCACAACTTCGGTACGCACTGGGCGCTCAAGAACTGCTCCTTCCATCTGGAGAAGGGCGATTTTCTGTTCCTTTCCGGCCCTTCCGGCGCGGGCAAGACAACCCTGCTCAGGCTGCTGTATGCCTCACTGCCCGTACAGCGCGGCAGCGTAGAGGTTGCGGGCTTCGACCTGAAGAAGCTGCGCAGCAGTCAGGTGCCGTTGCTCCGGCGGCAGGTGAGCGTGGTCTTTCAGGACTTCAAGATTCTTCCGCACCGCACGGTCTACGACAACGTGGCCATTGCCCTTGAGGTACGCTGCCTGCCCCCCCAGCATATAGATCGCCGTGTGCGCGCCGTGGTGCGCGGGTTGGGCCTTGAAAACCGCATCGGCCTGTTGTGCGGCGAGCTTTCCGGCGGTGAGCAGCAGCGTGTGGCCGTGGCGCGTTCCATTGTGGTGAACCCGCAGATTCTGCTGGCGGACGAGCCCACGGGCAATCTGGATCCCGAGCTTTCCCGCCGCATGATGGATATTTTCAAGCAATTCCACACATATGGAACCACGCTTGTGCTGGCAACGCACAGTCCCGAACTGATTGCCCAGCACCCCAAGGCCAAGCTGCTGCGGCTGGACGACGGCAAGATCACCGAAGCCAACTGGCCCGGGGCCGTCATTGAAAACTGTACGGACGACGATGAAACCTGCGCTGTTGGCCGCTCCAACGGCCTGCGCCTTCGCTCATAG
- a CDS encoding RHS repeat domain-containing protein: protein MGTPSVSLPGMWEGQCNAAPVQPAIQSGSSVLYVVLQRDTQGRIVRKVEGVGSGSLEYRYAYDAQGHLTKAWLNGQLVEQYVYNEHGQRVADATMCRGKRELVYDVAGRLVQAGDTIYEYTPEGSLCRRIRSTGQGAEITTFSYGADTRLDSVILPDGTQITYYYGSALGPVEKHVNGVLAESYIWKDSLRLGAWIDHTRGTRCLFHYEEGQSAVAVTMEHPRGAANYRLGFDQIGSLKLVVLADACGGKLIKDMAYDSFGTMLSDSNPELFLPVGFASGLVDRHTGLIRFGYRDYSPELGRFTAALICIGLPAICAAMATCEITALMIR, encoded by the coding sequence TTGGGAACTCCCAGCGTTTCCCTGCCCGGCATGTGGGAAGGTCAATGCAATGCCGCTCCTGTGCAACCCGCCATCCAATCCGGTTCGTCCGTGCTGTATGTTGTGTTGCAGCGCGACACCCAAGGCCGCATCGTCCGCAAGGTGGAAGGCGTCGGCAGCGGATCGCTGGAATACCGCTATGCTTATGATGCACAGGGGCACCTTACCAAGGCATGGCTGAACGGTCAGCTTGTGGAGCAATATGTCTACAATGAGCATGGTCAGCGCGTGGCGGATGCGACCATGTGCCGCGGCAAGCGTGAACTGGTCTATGACGTTGCGGGCAGGCTGGTGCAGGCGGGCGACACCATCTATGAATACACGCCTGAAGGCTCCCTCTGTCGCCGCATCCGTAGCACGGGACAGGGTGCGGAGATCACCACCTTCAGCTACGGCGCGGACACCCGTCTGGACAGCGTGATCCTGCCCGACGGCACACAGATTACCTATTACTATGGTTCAGCGCTCGGCCCTGTGGAGAAGCACGTGAACGGCGTGCTGGCGGAGTCCTACATCTGGAAGGATTCCCTGCGCCTCGGCGCATGGATTGACCACACCCGCGGCACCCGTTGTCTGTTCCATTATGAAGAAGGCCAAAGCGCTGTCGCTGTTACCATGGAGCACCCGCGCGGTGCCGCCAACTACCGTCTCGGCTTCGACCAGATCGGCTCGCTCAAGCTGGTGGTGTTGGCGGATGCCTGTGGCGGCAAGTTGATAAAGGATATGGCATATGATAGCTTCGGCACCATGCTGAGCGACTCCAATCCCGAACTATTCCTGCCTGTTGGCTTTGCCTCCGGCCTTGTGGACCGCCACACGGGCCTTATCCGCTTCGGCTACCGTGACTACTCCCCCGAACTGGGCCGTTTCACCGCCGCCCTTATCTGCATTGGCCTGCCCGCGATATGCGCGGCGATGGCGACCTGTGAGATTACTGCGTTGATGATCCGGTGA
- the recR gene encoding recombination mediator RecR, protein MQRLPEPLKVLVEQLSRLPGLGPKSALRLAMTLLKWPENNTRSLGKAIHDLRDNLHLCSRCGSLTDTDPCAVCTDGSRSRETLCLVSEWDSLLALEDGGFYRGQYMILGGLIAPLDNVTPEHLELNRLQHRLAEGEITELIFALGTTMEAENTATYVKQLVASRFPHIRVTRLAQGIPLGSEVKFVDKETLRQSLNYRQEL, encoded by the coding sequence GTGCAACGACTCCCCGAACCGCTCAAGGTGCTTGTGGAGCAGCTTTCCCGGCTGCCCGGTCTCGGCCCCAAATCGGCGCTGCGTCTTGCCATGACGCTGCTGAAATGGCCCGAGAACAACACCCGCAGCCTCGGTAAGGCCATTCACGACCTGCGCGACAATCTGCATTTGTGCTCGCGGTGCGGTTCGCTGACCGATACCGACCCGTGCGCCGTCTGTACGGACGGTTCCCGCAGCCGCGAGACCCTGTGTCTCGTCTCGGAATGGGATTCGCTGCTCGCGCTGGAGGATGGCGGTTTCTACCGCGGCCAGTACATGATCCTTGGCGGGCTTATTGCCCCGCTGGATAACGTGACGCCCGAACATCTTGAATTGAACAGGCTGCAGCACCGGCTTGCGGAAGGCGAGATCACCGAACTCATCTTCGCGCTGGGCACCACCATGGAGGCGGAAAACACCGCCACCTACGTGAAGCAGCTTGTGGCCTCGCGTTTCCCGCACATCCGCGTTACCCGCCTCGCGCAGGGCATTCCGCTCGGCTCAGAGGTCAAGTTCGTGGACAAGGAGACCCTGCGGCAGTCGCTGAACTACCGGCAGGAATTGTAG
- a CDS encoding alginate O-acetyltransferase AlgX-related protein, protein MFIRILLALAAAAMLTQGVALYGLASAHALAYLFGLAFMIFLFVSQRTGFSIVGSFFVVTLLIWGSITMLGLLGKNGQAPERILAAYDMELDTLKFRPDMDVATTQVSGDLGSITADPMVPRTPREVEFRTDSLGFRNNRPLAADDVILVGDGFIAGSGNTQADTLAVVLGREHGISAYSLGAPGDLYDYAVRVQAYAKEHTGAVYLFLFEGDDFGRYKDSLRPVLQRYARFMQTTDMGKFCNLQMEKLRAAEMSREVSILPLENISMAFYAPHVQESRRTECAAGPVFPVLIRALKDSVDGIFFIPTKYRVYAPLLMTNDATTLPDADWNALKAACAEAQIPCYNLTDALRTEAEALWNSGRELLWWPDDTHWNRNGIAVAARAIAELQKPAELPEPAGQQESEGVKAE, encoded by the coding sequence ATGTTCATTCGCATTCTTCTGGCTTTGGCGGCAGCGGCGATGCTCACGCAGGGCGTTGCGCTGTATGGTCTGGCAAGCGCTCATGCTCTTGCCTATCTGTTCGGTCTGGCGTTCATGATCTTTCTGTTTGTCTCGCAGCGCACCGGATTCAGCATTGTGGGCTCGTTCTTTGTGGTGACGTTGCTTATCTGGGGCAGCATCACCATGCTGGGGCTGCTCGGCAAGAACGGGCAAGCGCCCGAACGCATTCTTGCAGCGTATGACATGGAACTGGATACCCTGAAGTTCAGGCCGGACATGGATGTTGCCACGACGCAGGTTTCCGGCGATCTCGGCAGCATCACCGCCGACCCGATGGTGCCCCGCACTCCGCGCGAGGTGGAGTTCCGCACGGACAGTCTCGGCTTCCGCAACAACCGGCCTCTTGCGGCTGATGACGTGATACTGGTGGGCGATGGCTTTATCGCAGGCAGCGGCAATACGCAGGCCGATACGCTTGCTGTGGTTCTCGGCAGGGAGCACGGCATTTCCGCCTATTCTCTGGGGGCACCCGGCGATCTGTATGATTATGCTGTCCGTGTGCAGGCGTATGCGAAGGAACACACGGGGGCCGTGTATCTCTTCCTGTTCGAAGGGGATGATTTCGGCCGCTACAAGGATTCGCTGCGCCCTGTTCTGCAACGCTATGCGCGGTTTATGCAGACTACGGACATGGGCAAGTTCTGCAACCTGCAGATGGAAAAACTCAGGGCGGCCGAGATGTCCAGAGAGGTGAGCATTCTGCCGCTCGAGAATATCAGCATGGCCTTTTACGCCCCCCATGTGCAGGAAAGCCGTCGCACAGAGTGCGCCGCCGGTCCGGTGTTTCCTGTGCTGATCAGAGCCCTGAAGGACAGTGTGGACGGCATATTCTTCATCCCCACCAAGTACCGAGTATACGCCCCGCTGCTCATGACCAACGATGCAACCACCCTGCCCGATGCGGACTGGAATGCTCTGAAGGCTGCCTGCGCCGAGGCGCAGATTCCCTGCTACAATCTTACGGATGCCCTGCGCACCGAGGCAGAAGCCCTGTGGAACAGTGGCCGGGAGCTGCTCTGGTGGCCAGATGACACCCACTGGAATCGGAACGGTATTGCCGTTGCCGCCCGCGCCATTGCTGAACTGCAAAAGCCCGCCGAGCTGCCGGAGCCTGCCGGACAGCAGGAGTCTGAAGGGGTGAAGGCTGAGTAA
- a CDS encoding FliH/SctL family protein produces the protein MSSSNTPSESSKWGTIFMGPARTDERSLHQVEGSRTMQWDEATETAYMERVRARAAQRASEILAQAQLEAEQLKQQAMQDGYNAGLQQAQQELEEFQQTMGDSVSGVLGAIQGQCSGIFYRWRQDLVTLLRVAVHRAVGIEIAENRAAILESLLVKAVETLDSQRKLIVRVNPEDEAAVQDILVATQQRHPGLEAWSVKGDPSINPGGLVVESRDGMVDNTIESRYALVDQILEQLELPGDGI, from the coding sequence ATGTCTTCATCTAACACGCCCTCGGAATCCTCCAAGTGGGGCACCATCTTCATGGGACCGGCCCGCACCGATGAGCGCTCGCTGCATCAGGTGGAAGGCTCACGCACCATGCAGTGGGACGAGGCCACAGAGACCGCCTACATGGAACGCGTACGCGCCCGTGCGGCCCAGCGTGCTTCCGAGATTCTTGCGCAGGCCCAGCTGGAAGCCGAACAGCTCAAGCAGCAGGCCATGCAGGATGGCTACAATGCCGGTCTGCAGCAGGCCCAGCAGGAGCTGGAGGAATTCCAGCAGACCATGGGCGACTCCGTTTCCGGCGTGCTCGGAGCCATTCAGGGCCAGTGTTCAGGTATCTTCTACCGCTGGCGTCAAGATCTTGTCACCCTGCTCCGCGTTGCCGTGCACCGCGCCGTGGGAATAGAAATTGCCGAGAACCGTGCCGCCATTCTGGAAAGCCTGCTGGTCAAGGCCGTGGAAACGCTGGACAGCCAGCGCAAGCTCATCGTGCGCGTGAATCCCGAAGACGAAGCCGCCGTGCAGGACATTCTGGTAGCCACCCAGCAGCGTCATCCCGGTCTGGAGGCATGGTCCGTGAAGGGCGATCCCTCCATCAATCCCGGCGGGCTGGTGGTGGAAAGCCGCGACGGCATGGTGGATAACACCATAGAAAGCCGCTACGCGCTGGTGGACCAGATTCTCGAACAACTGGAACTGCCCGGAGACGGCATATGA
- a CDS encoding PilZ domain-containing protein, which yields MTRLTTDERREFVRLPKPFSVQAFEFKFPMASQPRVETTCVDISSGGLCLESSQRFDQGAKVQVRVNIPTLNRYSGGFYKHHENDIDQYLNAIAEVAWVEHSYGKYLVGIRFVDIDWDTQQALKRLIDKAVLES from the coding sequence ATGACGCGCTTAACCACTGATGAACGTCGCGAATTTGTCCGCCTTCCCAAACCATTTTCCGTTCAAGCGTTTGAATTCAAGTTTCCCATGGCTTCCCAGCCGCGCGTTGAAACAACGTGCGTGGATATAAGCAGCGGCGGCCTGTGCCTTGAATCATCCCAACGATTCGATCAGGGTGCCAAGGTGCAGGTGCGTGTGAACATTCCCACCCTCAACAGGTATTCCGGCGGCTTCTACAAGCACCACGAAAACGACATAGACCAGTACCTGAACGCCATTGCCGAGGTGGCGTGGGTGGAACATTCCTACGGAAAATATCTTGTGGGCATCCGTTTCGTGGACATTGACTGGGACACCCAGCAAGCGCTGAAACGCCTTATCGACAAGGCCGTTCTGGAAAGCTAG
- a CDS encoding FliI/YscN family ATPase: MIDPRGALSMLQSLRPAQAYGKVNKVVGLVAEGCGIKAPLGSVCQIIPNDESEPVPAEVVGFRDGNLLFMPYGDMRGISPGSLIRNSSLPPVFPVGDGLLGKAFDAFGAELKAGASHPIATGGYNPLYADPPNPLLRPRIDEPLDVGVRAINSLLTLGKGQRVGIMAGSGVGKSTLMGMMARYTKADVNVIGLIGERGREVVEFMEKDLGPEGMARSVLIIATSDQSPLVRMRAAYAATAVAEYFRDQGKDVLLMMDSITRFAMAAREIGLAVGEPPTTKGYTPTVFAQLPKLLERAGRSEKGTITGIYTVLVDGDDFNEPIADATRSILDGHIVLTRELADQGHYPSIDVLKSVSRLRSDICSPEVVLAGRVLTKHLATFKRVEDMINIGAYAQGSNPDIDKAIHMVPQINKFLQQAVTEPCPLELSFEQMQQLAAI; encoded by the coding sequence ATGATCGACCCCCGTGGCGCGCTGTCCATGCTGCAGAGCCTGAGACCGGCGCAGGCCTACGGCAAGGTCAACAAGGTCGTAGGTCTGGTGGCGGAAGGATGCGGCATAAAAGCGCCGCTGGGTTCCGTGTGCCAGATCATCCCCAACGACGAAAGTGAGCCCGTGCCCGCCGAAGTGGTGGGCTTTCGCGACGGCAACCTGCTGTTCATGCCCTATGGCGATATGCGCGGCATAAGCCCCGGTTCTCTCATCCGCAACTCCAGTCTGCCCCCCGTATTTCCCGTGGGCGACGGCCTGCTCGGCAAGGCGTTTGACGCCTTCGGCGCAGAACTCAAGGCCGGAGCCTCACACCCCATCGCCACCGGCGGCTATAATCCGCTCTACGCCGACCCGCCCAACCCCCTGCTGCGTCCACGCATTGATGAACCGCTGGACGTGGGCGTGCGCGCCATCAACAGCCTGCTCACCCTCGGCAAGGGCCAGCGTGTGGGCATCATGGCCGGTTCCGGCGTGGGCAAATCCACCCTCATGGGCATGATGGCCCGCTACACCAAGGCGGACGTGAACGTCATCGGCCTTATCGGCGAACGCGGCCGCGAGGTTGTGGAATTCATGGAGAAGGACCTTGGGCCGGAAGGCATGGCCCGCTCCGTGCTGATCATCGCCACCTCCGACCAGTCGCCGCTGGTGCGCATGCGCGCCGCCTATGCCGCCACTGCCGTGGCCGAATATTTCCGCGATCAGGGCAAGGACGTGCTCCTGATGATGGACTCCATCACCCGTTTCGCCATGGCCGCACGCGAGATCGGCCTTGCCGTGGGCGAACCGCCCACCACCAAGGGCTACACCCCCACCGTTTTCGCCCAGTTGCCCAAGCTGCTGGAACGTGCAGGACGCAGCGAGAAGGGCACCATCACCGGTATCTACACGGTGCTCGTGGACGGCGATGACTTCAACGAGCCCATTGCGGACGCCACGCGCTCCATTCTGGACGGGCACATCGTGCTCACCCGCGAGCTTGCCGACCAGGGCCATTATCCCTCCATCGACGTGCTCAAGTCCGTTTCACGTCTGCGTAGCGACATCTGCTCGCCGGAAGTGGTGCTGGCGGGCCGTGTGCTGACCAAGCATCTCGCCACGTTCAAGCGCGTGGAAGACATGATCAACATCGGTGCCTACGCACAGGGCTCCAACCCCGACATCGACAAGGCCATCCACATGGTGCCGCAGATCAACAAGTTCCTGCAGCAGGCCGTTACCGAGCCCTGCCCCCTTGAGCTGAGTTTCGAGCAGATGCAACAGCTGGCGGCAATCTAA
- the arfB gene encoding alternative ribosome rescue aminoacyl-tRNA hydrolase ArfB, with protein sequence MVIITVQPDLTIPEEEFSYTASRSSGPGGQHVNTTSSRITLRFDVQNSPSLSDWQRAKILEKLAGYIDKEGVLAISCESQRSQHANRKEVLDRFIQLVQKALKKLPPRKATRPTLGSKNRRITAKKQRGSVKQMRGKVRDE encoded by the coding sequence ATGGTTATCATCACCGTTCAGCCGGATCTGACCATTCCCGAAGAAGAATTCAGCTACACGGCCTCGCGCTCCTCAGGACCCGGCGGCCAGCATGTGAACACCACCAGTTCGCGCATTACCTTGCGGTTCGATGTGCAGAACTCGCCTTCGCTCAGCGACTGGCAACGGGCGAAAATTCTCGAAAAGCTCGCTGGTTACATAGACAAGGAAGGGGTTCTTGCGATTTCCTGTGAATCGCAACGCAGCCAGCATGCAAACCGCAAGGAAGTCCTGGACAGATTCATTCAGCTTGTCCAGAAGGCCTTGAAGAAGCTGCCTCCACGCAAGGCCACACGCCCCACGCTCGGCTCAAAGAACCGCAGAATCACCGCAAAGAAACAGCGGGGCAGCGTCAAACAGATGCGCGGCAAGGTCCGGGACGAGTAG
- a CDS encoding NifB/NifX family molybdenum-iron cluster-binding protein — translation MKIAIPSRQGLVDEHFGHCEAFTILTLDETRKIVKEELLTPPPGCGCKSNIVPTLADMGVKVLLAGNMGQGAVNKLEEAGIAVIRGASGSVGAVAAQWIAGTLQTTNTICTAHHGHDGHGGCGNH, via the coding sequence ATGAAAATTGCCATTCCTTCCCGTCAGGGACTTGTCGACGAACATTTCGGACACTGCGAAGCCTTCACCATTCTCACGCTGGACGAAACCAGAAAAATCGTGAAAGAAGAACTTCTCACGCCGCCTCCCGGTTGCGGCTGCAAGTCCAACATCGTGCCCACCCTTGCGGATATGGGCGTGAAGGTGCTGCTTGCGGGCAACATGGGACAGGGGGCTGTAAACAAGCTTGAGGAAGCAGGCATTGCCGTTATCCGCGGCGCCAGCGGTTCTGTCGGTGCCGTTGCCGCGCAGTGGATTGCAGGCACCCTGCAGACCACCAACACGATTTGCACCGCGCATCATGGCCACGATGGCCACGGAGGCTGCGGAAACCACTAA